One Mus caroli chromosome 6, CAROLI_EIJ_v1.1, whole genome shotgun sequence genomic window, GTGTTCCTTTATCTTCCTTTTCCCCCTCATTCCTGTTTattcacattaatttttttttaatttgtggaaAGAATACTGAAGTTTGAGAAAATAAGATTGACAtttatcaaaatacaaaattccCAACAAATGCTAATGCTTATCACTTAAACCAAGTattctgtaataataataataataataataataataataataataaattattactgAGGATGATgatgactgactgattgattgattgattctttgGCAAAGTCTCATACTTtaccccaagctggcctggaactcctgctccctctgcctcagcagggttgactttttaaaatcaaatactcAAATATTTAGCCATTGGAAACATTTCCTGAGAATGTGGAGCTCCTGTCTCAAGTGCAGCTGTTGTATAGCTAGCTGCAGGCATTTTGAAGCCTGTCTTGTGAATGTGGAGCTCCTGTCTCAAGTGCAGCTGTTGCATAGCTAGCTGCAGGCATTTCACAACTTCACTCCTTTGAAGCTGTAGCTTATTTTATCATTGAAACAGTTTTTAATTAAGCTAAAAACCAGGCCAgcaatatttcatttctttgggtttttgagaGATCATTTCCAACATTGCTTTTAAATAAAGACAGGAAAGTTATGTTCAAATTGTGCTATGGAACACATTCGAATTTAGAAGGAGATCTGTGTGTATACAGCAAAATTCCTGTTTACATATCAGAAGGAAACAGACAGTATCAGAATTATACTGGTGTAAACACAAAGGATTATCTGTAAATCTTACTCTTAATATCATATAAGAAATGCTGGTGTAAAActctaagtaaataaaattaccatTCTGATTTTTTGAAATGCCCAATAACCATAAATGTGTTCCTTCAATTCCTAACTTGCTAAGAGTTCTTGTTATTCTAgactaatattatttttttcacatgATTTTGGTAAGCTTGTTAAAATGTTCCCATATTTTTATCCATTAGTTATGTCAATGTGTTCTATTACATTTATGtgcctttattaatttatttactgacTAGGTTCTCTGAGACTGATCTTTACATAGTCCGGGTTGAGTTCAAACTTCcaatgtagccaaggctagccttgtactcctgactccagcttctgcctccctggcACTGGAAATATAAAAGTGTACCAACTTGTTTGTCTCATTgactggagcaggagttacacaggtggttatgagctgccccTTTAGGAGCTGGTATTTAGGAGCTAACTcctgtcctctagaagagcaacaatTGATCTCAACTCctcagccatctctgcagtctccTGCTGATCCCAGTCTGTCCCCATCCTTGGCACTCAGTGTTGTTCTCAGTCCTAGCCAGTCTATTCTTATGGAACAAAATCTATGGATAGCTTGGTTGTTGTTTGCTTTCAACCTGACCTttactctttctgtttcttgcttcTTCACTGGCCCTTAGTTCAATGACTAGAAGACTCCATGTTTCCCTTTCCTCTGATCTTCTGTGAGCCATAGACACCATTTATAGACCAGGACCTTCTCTAAAGGGGTTTGCAATGGGTGAATACAAGCCAAATCTACagataattctttttctttaaatattttttgagattggtattctcatatttatattttcaggtaAAATTCTCCAAGGAAAAAGTCTCGTAACCATCTCCCCTGAGTCTCCTGCTAAGCTTTATGCCTGCTATGGAATGTTCATGGTCCTCATTGTAGCTATAGTTGctctttctgttggtttgtcaGGTAAGTGACTTATTCTCCAAATTATGTGACACTTTGTCCACATTCACATGGTCAGTTATACTTACTGACCACTGTGACCCAGATATTGTGGGAAGGGCTCTGGAGAAATCACACTGGAAATTCCTGTTCTCTGGGAACTTAGGTTCCAGCTGGAAGGTGCAGTGAAGGAACACACAGTCTGTGGTTTACACAGGAGTCTTGGCTTGGCATCTGTGAGAAGATGACATTCAGTAAGCTCTCAACTGAGATGTCAGGGACATAAATCTCCTTGGGGAACTGTTCAAGGCAGAGAATAATGAGAGGAAATTTCAAAGTAGGAACCTCAAAGGTGAGGACAGGGAAGAGTAATATGGCCAGGAAGATACAGTGCCTCCCACCATGACCTAGTTTAGTTACCAGGCTAAACTGAATTTTCAAAGTATTAAATGGAAAGTTTCTGAAGTAAGAAATTTATAGGATTTTATTACCACAATATCAGAATAGTGCAATACAATCTTGCACTGTCCTCTTAAGTATTTGAAGTCATCCTTTAGTGCAACGTGTCTGCACCGTATAGACTACCTACCCAAAAGTTCTCACAGCAATCTCAGTTATCAGGCTGGGTGTCAGTAGGTGTCCCTACAGAGTGCTTGCTGCTGTAGCAATCCCTAATGTAGTAAAGGGTCATCCAAAGCTCAGAAAGTGATGCTGTTATAGAAGTGCACTTCCTGGGAGCCCTATTGACAGTGAGTACCTGAGAGAGAATTGGACACAGGGCCAAGGTGGGAGGCCTTTAGTTAAAGGCCCATCATGCTCAGGAGAGGATTCCTACAGATCAGTTAGGAGAGCTACCATCAGATTCAAACCTCACAGCTGAGCTCAGGAGGGTGtgccaaaaagaaagaagacctgCTTGTCATGATTCATTGTATTCTCTACATTTTAGcaaaaaagacagaagagatCACAGTAAACAATGCCTATGCTGCTTGCCCGAAAAAGTGGATTGGAGttggaaataaatgtttttatttttctgaaaactcaagaaactggacatTTGCCCAGAACTTCTGCATGGCACAAGAGGCTCAACTAGCTCGATTTGACAACAAGGAGGAGCTGGTAAGCAATGGGCAGGGattggtttgtctgtctgttctgtTGAATATTATATTGCCTTGAGATAGAGAGTTACGGATGAGGCCTGAGGAAGGATCCCATCCCAAGCACAGGGAGACATAGGGAATGTGAGTGTGCGCCATTTGCTGATGCTTGAATTCTGACTGGAGCCCTGAGACAGTCAAGAAACATTCTCTCATGAAGTGCTCATAGTCAGCTGGAAGGTCAGATATGCCATTTTACTGAGACACCTGATGGCCATGAGTGTTTTCCCATATGCTGGCATATGTTGGGTACAGAAGGAGACAACTGATAATAACTGCAGTGGGAGGTTAACCCAGAACTGTCCAGGCCACAGAGGAATGTGACCCTCAGTTACACCCTCCTGTTATCTCTAGAGAAAGGTGTGGAGTGGAGAGACTCCAGGATCATCTGAAACAAAGAGACACATGTATTCTTAGCTTTTTGTGTTTTATGACAGGATTTTCTAATGAGATACAAGGGGAATTTTGATTGCTGGATTGGCCTGCACAGAGAGTCGTCAGAGAGCCCTTGGAAGTGGACAGACAACACTGAGTATAACAACATGTAGGTTTTCACaatgtttttccttctattatgTTCATGTGTTCTGATATGTGTGTGTCGTGGCTATCAGAGATGAAAGTCAATGTCATGTGAAGCCAACTGTActgggaaggaagacaaaaaagaaCCCttgggctggaggtgtggctcagaggtagagagtGCTTTTACATTCAATAGCCAATCCCCAGAAAGCTCTACATACCCACAAACTTAAATCCTTTGCAGGTTTTCCTGTTTATTGGCCTTCATTTTCAAAACCTTTACATCATGTCATTATACTCAAAATATTTACCATAATGATGGTGTCTGGCAGTAGCTATTGTTTGTTCTGGCTCCAACTTAaacatttctgttgttgataAATGTCCTGTGAGGGATATAGACAGAGCCTTAGATGGGCAGTGGGGGCTCTGAAGCCCCAGAAAGCCACTGCAGAATCTGCAAGCCTGAGATTCAGCACTCCACTGTTTGCATGGCTGCACCTGTTTGGGAAAGCAGAGACTCTAAGCATATTTGGAACCTCCTCTAATGTCTTGTCATCACTGAGCACCCAAAACAGTCCTCGGGTTTGAGCTGTTTTACTGGGATGGTAAATCACAGACTCAGTCACATCCATCATTGAAGCCCTTAGAGCAATTTACTAAGTGGGCATCCCCATATATAAAATGCCTAAAAACAGAATTGAAAATCACTCTTAGTGTGGTCACTCATGGCTGCAGTTCATTTgaacatggcagca contains:
- the LOC110296163 gene encoding C-type lectin domain family 2 member D-like isoform X1; translation: MNVTKASLPMLSPTGSPQEVEVGKILQGKSLVTISPESPAKLYACYGMFMVLIVAIVALSVGLSAKKTEEITVNNAYAACPKKWIGVGNKCFYFSENSRNWTFAQNFCMAQEAQLARFDNKEELDFLMRYKGNFDCWIGLHRESSESPWKWTDNTEYNNMTLIRGEERYAYLNNNGISTNRIYSPRMWICSKLNSYSLHCQTPFFPS
- the LOC110296163 gene encoding C-type lectin domain family 2 member D-like isoform X2; translated protein: MFMVLIVAIVALSVGLSAKKTEEITVNNAYAACPKKWIGVGNKCFYFSENSRNWTFAQNFCMAQEAQLARFDNKEELDFLMRYKGNFDCWIGLHRESSESPWKWTDNTEYNNMTLIRGEERYAYLNNNGISTNRIYSPRMWICSKLNSYSLHCQTPFFPS